In Sander vitreus isolate 19-12246 chromosome 7, sanVit1, whole genome shotgun sequence, a genomic segment contains:
- the LOC144521375 gene encoding organic solute transporter subunit alpha: MGRGTNCSWIGPEIPLSSQIFSALKDDLWLFLIPAGLAAILLAVFLEEVGFFLRHIPSSRRRRLYLWILGMYPVFALTSLIALYVPRSSSLCNFIASLYHSITLLKFMGLITDFFGGKARMLAALSGQHVSPDPFPCCCCCCLPMVTITRSRGWMLAAVLQLSVIRSILFFVTLVLWTDEQYDYGDVDSVNPNLYVNAIIGLSTFVSFYGHLLFYKATKSALHGYGLRAKFICVIMVLVLCGLQSGILETMGALEVIPCTPPFSVLTRSQLIYHYCVIVEMFCIGLYARHTFRKVEPSVPEDVEGPVSVWQMEKAVQTDDVQMTHHRPGQLRRGLITASNPGYSSDSEDSLCRIEHAPLDGFAFPQARGQQPARTEPVEPRSAEDPGVDLSHITVRADINFQDSKDVTVV; this comes from the exons atggggagAGGAACCAACTGTAGCTGGATTGGGCCTGAGATCCCTCTGTCGTCACAGATCTTCAGTG CCCTTAAAGATGATCTGTGGCTCTTCCTGATCCCGGCCGGCCTGGCTGCCATCTTACTGGCCGTGTTCCTGGAGGAGGTGGGCTTCTTCCTGCGCCACATCCCCTCATCCAGACGGAGACGCCTCTACCTGTGGATATTGGGAATGTACCCG GTATTTGCCCTGACCTCCCTTATAGCGCTGTATGTGCCGCGCTCTTCCTCGCTGTGTAATTTCATCGCCTCGCT GTATCACTCCATCACCTTGCTAAAGTTCATGGGACTGATCACAGACTTCTTTGGAGGGAAAGCTCGTATGCTGGCTGCTCTGTCAGGACAGCACGTATCTCCAGACCCTttcccctgctgctgctgctgctgtctgccaATGGTGACCATCAcccg caGTCGTGGCTGGATGCTGGCTGCTGTGCTGCAGCTCTCTGTCATCCGCAGCATCCTGTTCTTCGTCACACTGGTCCTGTGGACAGATGAACAGTATGACTACGGTGAT GTGGATTCTGTCAACCCCAACCTGTACGTGAACGCTATTATAGGTTTGTCAACCTTTGTGTCCTTCTACGGCCACCTGCTCTTTTACAAAGCCACTAAGAGTGCGTTGCATGGCTACGGACTGAGAGCCAAGTTCATCTGCGTCATCATGGTGTTGGTGCTGTGTGGCCTGCAGAGTGGCATCTTAGAGACCATGGGTGCTCTGGAGGTTATCCCCTGCACGCCGCCCTTCTCTGTGCTGACCAGGTCACAGT TGATCTACCACTACTGTGTGATTGTGGAGATGTTCTGCATCGGCCTATATGCCCGCCACACTTTCCGTAAGGTGGAGCCAAGTGTGCCGGAGGATGTGGAGGGCCCCGTCAGTGTCTGGCAGATGGAAAAGGCCGTTCAAACAGACGATGTTCAGATGACGCATCACAGACCCGGCCAGCTCCGCCGCGGCCTCATCACTGCCTCCAATCCCGGCTACAGCAGTGACAGCGAGGACAGCCTGTGCAGGATTGAGCATGCGCCCCTAGATGGTTTCGCGTTCCCTCAGGCCAGAGGTCAGCAGCCAGCCAGGACAGAACCAGTGGAGCCCAGATCTGCAGAGGACCCTGGTGTAGATCTGAGCCACATTACTGTGAGGGCTGATATTAACTTTCAGGACTCTAAGGATGTCACTGTGGTTTGA
- the LOC144521371 gene encoding protein-serine O-palmitoleoyltransferase porcupine-like → MELSHRLQVWQQLAASCGLSTVQQGVQQLWRLLLLCLVCRLCFRLGGVSTVKHVVSALAGMCALFLFFEHHVLWVLVLSALCYLALLLSPRSGSRGLFLSALILAYLLVGELHLIDVVTWHKIRGSQMVVAMKAISLAFDLDRGAVGGLPSPAEFLGYVLFVGTVVFGPWISFSSYKNAVEGKKLSWSWLRGSSLSLLKSQICLLVSTCVAPYLFPLVIPIHGNAVPQKWLHAYENAVSFHFSNYFVGHLSEGTSMLAGAGFTEEKDNVRWDMSVVKPLSVEMPRSMVLVVTSWNIPMSRWLKTYAFKNAVKLGTFPAILVTYTASALLHGLSFHLGAVLLSLGFITYVEHVLRKKLACVLSVCVLSRPCPSDCSHQHKKEYWVMLLNLVFSLLAIFHLTYLGSMFDPGLDEQEVEEGYTAIHTIRRWSELNWAGHWAVLACWLFYRLIQ, encoded by the exons atGGAGCTGTCCCACCGGCTGCAGGTGTGgcagcagctggcagccagctgTGGGCTGAGCACGGTGCAGCAGGGCGTCCAGCAGCTGtggaggctgctgctgctctgcctcgTCTGCAGACTCTGCTTCAGACTGG GAGGCGTGTCCACTGTGAAGCATGTGGTGTCCGCGCTGGCGGGGATGTGCGCCCTCTTCCTGTTCTTTGAGCACCACGTGCTGTGGGTGCTGGTGCTCAGCGCGCTGTGTTACCTGGCTCTGCTCCTCAGCCCGCGCTCCGGCAGCAGGGGCCTCTTCCTCTCGGCTCTCATCCTCGCCTACCTGCTCGTTGG AGAGTTGCATTTAATTGACGTGGTGACCTGGCATAAAATACGAG gctccCAGATGGTGGTGGCCATGAAGGCCATCTCTCTAGCCTTTGACCTGGACAGAGGCGCGGTGGGCGGCCTGCCCTCCCCAGCTGAGTTCCTGGGCTACGTTCTCTTTGTGGGCACGGTTGTCTTCGGTCCTTGGATCAGCTTCTCCAGTTACAAGAACGCCGTTGAGGGCAAAAAACTG AGCTGGTCGTGGCTGCGCGGCTCCTCCCTCAGCCTCCTGAAGAGTCAGATCTGTCTGCTGGTCTCCACCTGCGTGGCCCCGTACCTCTTCCCTTTGGTAATCCCCATCCACGGAAACGCAGTGCCACAGAA GTGGCTGCATGCGTATGAGAACGCCGTGTCCTTCCACTTCAGCAACTACTTTGTGGGTCACCTGAGTGAAGGCACCAGCATGCTGGCCGGAGCCGGCTTCACGGAGGAGAAAGACAACGTCAGATG GGATATGAGTGTGGTGAAGCCTCTCAGTGTGGAAATGCCTCGCTCCATGGTGCTGGTGGTGACGTCCTGGAACATCCCCATGTCCCGATGGCTGAAAACCT ATGCCTTTAAAAACGCCGTGAAACTGGGGACTTTTCCAGCCATCCTGGTGACGTACACAGCCAGCGCCCTACTGCAT gGTCTGAGCTTTCACCTGGGAGCTGTTCTGCTGTCTTTGGGCTTCATCACATATGTTGAACATG TTCTGAGAAAGAAGCTGGCCtgtgtgttgagtgtgtgtgtcctgtccaGGCCCTGCCCCTCTGACTGCAGCCACCAGCACAAGAAG GAGTATTGGGTAATGTTGCTGAACCTGGTTTTCAGCCTCCTGGCCATCTTCCACCTCACCTACCTGGGCTCCATGTTTGATCCCGGACTGGATGAACAGGAAGTGGAAGAG GGCTACACCGCCATCCACACCATCCGGAGGTGGTCGGAGCTGAACTGGGCCGGCCACTGGGCGGTGTTGGCCTGCTGGCTCTTCTACCGCCTGATTCAGTGA
- the LOC144521373 gene encoding histone-lysine N-methyltransferase SUV39H1-like isoform X2, with amino-acid sequence MAEILKDCSVPWKMSWDELEALCRREGLHCEQLGVNRTNPNEYDVEFLCDYKKTKEEELYLVKWRGFPESDNTWEPKRNLKCPKLMKQFHRDLEQELRRHKRRCTPKRLDKEVASYLVQKAKLRQSLQRWEAHLNQTRNHPGRIFVLNEVDFEGPPKHFTYINNYKVGQGIVLDEMAVGCECKNCLEEPISGCCPGASLHRMAYNDRGQVRIRPGQPIYECNSRCSCSLDCPNRVVQKGIQFDLCIFKTENGRGWGVRTLQHIKKNTFIMEYVGEIITTDEAERRGHVYDRQGSTYLFDLDYVEDVYTVDAAHHGNISHFVNHSLTQSTQKAPKWTPVSVSRGSPALRRSGFEWSVGAGQTRVESTCSDKGLLGTQH; translated from the exons ATGGCGGAAATTTTGAAAG ATTGCAGCGTGCCTTGGAAGATGTCCTGGGATGAGCTGGAAGCCCTCTGTCGCAGAGAAGGACTCCACTGTGAACAGCTGGGGGTGAACAGGACCAATCCCAATGAGTATGATGTGGAATTCCTCTGCGACTACAAGAAGACCAAG GAGGAGGAGTTGTACCTGGTGAAGTGGAGGGGCTTTCCAGAGTCTGATAACACCTGGGAGCCCAAGAGGAACCTCAAATGCCCCAAACTGATGAAGCAGTTCCACCGGGACCTGGAACAGGAGCTGAGGCGCCACAAGAGACGCTGCACCCCTAAAAGACTGGATAAGGAAGTTGCCTCATACCTGGTCCAAAAAGCCAAACTCCGTCAGAGTTTGCAGCGCTGGGAGGCCCACTTGAACCAGACGCGCAACCACCCAGGTCGCATTTTTGTCCTCAACGAAGTGGACTTTGAGGGCCCTCCAAAACACTTCACCTACATCAACAACTACAAAGTAGGCCAGGGCATCGTGTTAGACGAGATGGCTGTGGGCTGTGAGTGCAAGAACTGTTTGGAGGAGCCGATAAGTGGCTGCTGCCCTGGGGCCTCCCTGCACCGCATGGCCTACAACGACAGGGGGCAGGTCCGGATCCGGCCAGGACAGCCCATTTATGAGTGTAACTCCCGATGCAGCTGTAGCCTCGATTGTCCTAACCGAGTGGTGCAGAAGGGCATCCAGTTCGACCTGTGCATCTTTAAGACGGAGAACGGCCGGGGGTGGGGTGTCCGCACACTGCAGCATATCAAGAAGAACACATTCATCATGGAGTACGTGGGAGAG ATCATCACGACGGATGAAGCGGAGAGGAGGGGTCATGTGTACGACCGCCAGGGCTCCACATACCTGTTTGACCTGGACTATGTGGAGGATGTGTACACAGTGGATGCAGCTCACCATGGCAACATCTCCCACTTTGTCAACCACAGC TTGACCCAGTCGACACAGAAAGCACCAAAATGGACTCCAGTTTCAGTCTCGCGGGGCTCCCCAGCTCTCCGAAGAAGCGGATTCGAGTGGAGTGTCGGTGCGGGTCAGACTCGTGTCGAAAGTACCTGTTCTGACAAAGGACTGCTGGGAACGCAACACTGA
- the LOC144521373 gene encoding histone-lysine N-methyltransferase SUV39H1-like isoform X1 → MAEILKDCSVPWKMSWDELEALCRREGLHCEQLGVNRTNPNEYDVEFLCDYKKTKEEELYLVKWRGFPESDNTWEPKRNLKCPKLMKQFHRDLEQELRRHKRRCTPKRLDKEVASYLVQKAKLRQSLQRWEAHLNQTRNHPGRIFVLNEVDFEGPPKHFTYINNYKVGQGIVLDEMAVGCECKNCLEEPISGCCPGASLHRMAYNDRGQVRIRPGQPIYECNSRCSCSLDCPNRVVQKGIQFDLCIFKTENGRGWGVRTLQHIKKNTFIMEYVGEIITTDEAERRGHVYDRQGSTYLFDLDYVEDVYTVDAAHHGNISHFVNHSCNPNLQVYNVFIDNIDERLPRIALFSTRAIRAGEELTFDYKMQIDPVDTESTKMDSSFSLAGLPSSPKKRIRVECRCGSDSCRKYLF, encoded by the exons ATGGCGGAAATTTTGAAAG ATTGCAGCGTGCCTTGGAAGATGTCCTGGGATGAGCTGGAAGCCCTCTGTCGCAGAGAAGGACTCCACTGTGAACAGCTGGGGGTGAACAGGACCAATCCCAATGAGTATGATGTGGAATTCCTCTGCGACTACAAGAAGACCAAG GAGGAGGAGTTGTACCTGGTGAAGTGGAGGGGCTTTCCAGAGTCTGATAACACCTGGGAGCCCAAGAGGAACCTCAAATGCCCCAAACTGATGAAGCAGTTCCACCGGGACCTGGAACAGGAGCTGAGGCGCCACAAGAGACGCTGCACCCCTAAAAGACTGGATAAGGAAGTTGCCTCATACCTGGTCCAAAAAGCCAAACTCCGTCAGAGTTTGCAGCGCTGGGAGGCCCACTTGAACCAGACGCGCAACCACCCAGGTCGCATTTTTGTCCTCAACGAAGTGGACTTTGAGGGCCCTCCAAAACACTTCACCTACATCAACAACTACAAAGTAGGCCAGGGCATCGTGTTAGACGAGATGGCTGTGGGCTGTGAGTGCAAGAACTGTTTGGAGGAGCCGATAAGTGGCTGCTGCCCTGGGGCCTCCCTGCACCGCATGGCCTACAACGACAGGGGGCAGGTCCGGATCCGGCCAGGACAGCCCATTTATGAGTGTAACTCCCGATGCAGCTGTAGCCTCGATTGTCCTAACCGAGTGGTGCAGAAGGGCATCCAGTTCGACCTGTGCATCTTTAAGACGGAGAACGGCCGGGGGTGGGGTGTCCGCACACTGCAGCATATCAAGAAGAACACATTCATCATGGAGTACGTGGGAGAG ATCATCACGACGGATGAAGCGGAGAGGAGGGGTCATGTGTACGACCGCCAGGGCTCCACATACCTGTTTGACCTGGACTATGTGGAGGATGTGTACACAGTGGATGCAGCTCACCATGGCAACATCTCCCACTTTGTCAACCACAGC tgtaacCCCAACCTGCAGGTATATAATGTGTTCATCGACAACATTGATGAGAGACTCCCAAGAATCGCTCTATTTTCAACACGGGCTATTCGGGCAGGAGAAGAGCTCACCTTTGACTACAAAATGCAAA TTGACCCAGTCGACACAGAAAGCACCAAAATGGACTCCAGTTTCAGTCTCGCGGGGCTCCCCAGCTCTCCGAAGAAGCGGATTCGAGTGGAGTGTCGGTGCGGGTCAGACTCGTGTCGAAAGTACCTGTTCTGA
- the LOC144521373 gene encoding histone-lysine N-methyltransferase SUV39H1-like isoform X3 produces MAEILKDCSVPWKMSWDELEALCRREGLHCEQLGVNRTNPNEYDVEFLCDYKKTKEEELYLVKWRGFPESDNTWEPKRNLKCPKLMKQFHRDLEQELRRHKRRCTPKRLDKEVASYLVQKAKLRQSLQRWEAHLNQTRNHPGRIFVLNEVDFEGPPKHFTYINNYKVGQGIVLDEMAVGCECKNCLEEPISGCCPGASLHRMAYNDRGQVRIRPGQPIYECNSRCSCSLDCPNRVVQKGIQFDLCIFKTENGRGWGVRTLQHIKKNTFIMEYVGECNPNLQVYNVFIDNIDERLPRIALFSTRAIRAGEELTFDYKMQIDPVDTESTKMDSSFSLAGLPSSPKKRIRVECRCGSDSCRKYLF; encoded by the exons ATGGCGGAAATTTTGAAAG ATTGCAGCGTGCCTTGGAAGATGTCCTGGGATGAGCTGGAAGCCCTCTGTCGCAGAGAAGGACTCCACTGTGAACAGCTGGGGGTGAACAGGACCAATCCCAATGAGTATGATGTGGAATTCCTCTGCGACTACAAGAAGACCAAG GAGGAGGAGTTGTACCTGGTGAAGTGGAGGGGCTTTCCAGAGTCTGATAACACCTGGGAGCCCAAGAGGAACCTCAAATGCCCCAAACTGATGAAGCAGTTCCACCGGGACCTGGAACAGGAGCTGAGGCGCCACAAGAGACGCTGCACCCCTAAAAGACTGGATAAGGAAGTTGCCTCATACCTGGTCCAAAAAGCCAAACTCCGTCAGAGTTTGCAGCGCTGGGAGGCCCACTTGAACCAGACGCGCAACCACCCAGGTCGCATTTTTGTCCTCAACGAAGTGGACTTTGAGGGCCCTCCAAAACACTTCACCTACATCAACAACTACAAAGTAGGCCAGGGCATCGTGTTAGACGAGATGGCTGTGGGCTGTGAGTGCAAGAACTGTTTGGAGGAGCCGATAAGTGGCTGCTGCCCTGGGGCCTCCCTGCACCGCATGGCCTACAACGACAGGGGGCAGGTCCGGATCCGGCCAGGACAGCCCATTTATGAGTGTAACTCCCGATGCAGCTGTAGCCTCGATTGTCCTAACCGAGTGGTGCAGAAGGGCATCCAGTTCGACCTGTGCATCTTTAAGACGGAGAACGGCCGGGGGTGGGGTGTCCGCACACTGCAGCATATCAAGAAGAACACATTCATCATGGAGTACGTGGGAGAG tgtaacCCCAACCTGCAGGTATATAATGTGTTCATCGACAACATTGATGAGAGACTCCCAAGAATCGCTCTATTTTCAACACGGGCTATTCGGGCAGGAGAAGAGCTCACCTTTGACTACAAAATGCAAA TTGACCCAGTCGACACAGAAAGCACCAAAATGGACTCCAGTTTCAGTCTCGCGGGGCTCCCCAGCTCTCCGAAGAAGCGGATTCGAGTGGAGTGTCGGTGCGGGTCAGACTCGTGTCGAAAGTACCTGTTCTGA